One window from the genome of Anguilla rostrata isolate EN2019 chromosome 5, ASM1855537v3, whole genome shotgun sequence encodes:
- the tppp3 gene encoding tubulin polymerization-promoting protein family member 3 has product MMAQNTDMELLLDSFKKFAIHGDTKATGKELNGKNWAKLCKDCKVIDGKNVTSTDVDIVFTKVKAKTSRVITYEEFQKALEELAPKRFKGQSKEESLKSIHKLIEGKEPTNVGITKIAKTATVERLTDPSKYTGSHRERFDESGKGKGRGGREELVENTGYVSAYKNAGTYEEKTKAK; this is encoded by the exons ATGATGgcacaaaacacagacatggAACTGCTCTTGGACTCCTTCAAGAAGTTTGCCATCCATGGAGACACCAAAGCCACTGGGAAGGAGTTGAATGGGAAAAACTGGGCCAAACTTTGCAAAGACTGTAAGGTCATTGATGGAAAGAACGTCACCAGCACCGATGTAGATATCGTATTCACTAAAGTGAA AGCAAAGACTTCTCGGGTCATCACTTATGAGGAATTCCAGAAGGCTCTGGAGGAATTAGCACCAAAAAGATTCAAAGGTCAGAGCAAAGAGGAATCCTTGAAGTCCATCCACAAGTTGATCGAGGGCAAAGAGCCCACCAATGTTGGCATAACG AAAATAGCCAAGACTGCCACAGTGGAGCGCTTGACGGACCCGTCCAAGTACACGGGTTCCCACCGAGAGCGTTTCGATGAGAGCGGGAAGGGGAAAGGCAGGGGCGGGCGGGAGGAGCTGGTGGAGAACACCGGCTACGTTAGCGCGTACAAGAACGCGGGGACCTACGAGGAGAAAACCAAAGCCAAGTGA